A DNA window from Pseudomonas sp. B21-056 contains the following coding sequences:
- a CDS encoding HDOD domain-containing protein — protein sequence MPPQPQIMVDLQMEQYMPDPDLETIAKLISQDPGLSGALLKIVNSPYYGLRNKITSIQRAVNLLGSRSIINLINAQSIKGALHDDAIVTLNRFWDTAQDVAMTCLTLAKRVGVENGDEAYALGLFHDCGVPLMLKQFPNYMGVLEEAYASASAECRVVDTENRVFNTNHAVVGYYTSKSWRLPDHVSQAIANHHNALAIFSDESSRNNCPLKNLLALLKMSENICASHRVLGNQAEDHEWECVGPLVLDYIGLSEYDFQTQKQEIRDLATR from the coding sequence GTGCCGCCCCAGCCGCAGATCATGGTGGATCTGCAGATGGAGCAGTACATGCCCGATCCGGACCTGGAGACCATCGCCAAGCTGATCTCCCAGGACCCGGGCCTTTCGGGGGCGTTGCTGAAAATCGTCAACTCGCCGTATTACGGCCTGCGCAACAAGATCACCTCGATCCAGCGTGCGGTGAACCTGTTGGGCAGCCGTTCGATCATCAACCTGATCAATGCGCAGTCGATCAAGGGGGCGCTGCACGACGACGCCATCGTCACCCTGAACCGCTTCTGGGACACGGCCCAGGACGTGGCGATGACCTGCCTGACCCTGGCCAAGCGGGTTGGCGTGGAGAATGGCGATGAAGCCTATGCCCTGGGGCTGTTCCACGATTGTGGCGTGCCGCTGATGCTCAAGCAGTTTCCCAACTACATGGGCGTGCTGGAGGAGGCTTACGCCAGCGCGAGCGCCGAGTGTCGGGTGGTGGACACGGAGAACCGTGTGTTCAACACCAACCACGCCGTAGTCGGCTACTACACCTCCAAATCCTGGCGCCTGCCGGATCATGTCAGCCAGGCCATTGCCAACCATCACAATGCCCTGGCGATTTTCAGCGACGAGTCTTCACGCAACAATTGCCCGCTGAAGAACCTGCTGGCGCTCCTGAAGATGTCCGAGAATATCTGTGCGTCCCACCGGGTGCTGGGCAATCAGGCCGAAGACCATGAATGGGAGTGCGTCGGCCCCTTGGTGCTCGACTATATCGGCTTGTCGGAATACGACTTCCAGACCCAGAAACAGGAAATCCGCGACCTCGCCACTCGTTGA